Within the Serratia sp. UGAL515B_01 genome, the region GGGGAGTGTAATCGTCAACATATAACCCCCATGTCGGGAGTATTGTTCGAAGGGCAAAACGTACCTGCCTATCGACTGATTCGCTAAAATCAGGCTTACCAAGATTAGGTAAGCCCGCGCATTATACGCAAAACTGAACAGGAAGCAAGTAATGGATGGCGATGCACCAAGGATGGCGGTGATTTCAGCAGGTGGGCATTTTGACGATCAAAGTGATAGGTATAAGAACGGGGAAATGCTTTTGCTCCCCTATTCCTAGGCTGTGTCCCTTAACTGTACGCGAGCGCCGCTGGCGGTCATTTACGCGCAGAGCAAGGCGTGAGCCGTGAGGTTTGGTGGGCCAAATAAACGGCGAGCAACGCAGAAATGCGCGCAAATGGCCCCAGCCTGTAGGGTCGCACCCCAAAAGCCCATTCTCCGTGTTGTCGGGCTTGAACAGAGGACCGCACTCTGCCCTTCCCCCTCCACCTTGATAATGGGCTTTTGGGTCTGCGACGGCACCACGGACAGTAAAGGGACACTGCCTAGTACCTACCATGATACATTAGCGACGGGGAGCAGTTAGTATCAGTCTTTTGGTTCCAGCACCTGATTCTGCGTGTAGTTTTGAATACCTAAGCGTTCGATCAGGCTTAATTCTGTCTCCAACCAGTCAATATGCTCTTCCTCATCGGCTAAAACATCTTTCATCAGATCGCGGCTGACGTAGTCATGGATCGAATCAGCGTAGGCAATTCCTTCACGCAAATCTTTTGCTCCTTTAAGCTCAAGATTGAGGTCGGATTTCAACATTTCTTCAATATCTTCGCCAATATTTAGTTTGCCAAGCTCTTGCAAGTTCGGTATCCCTTCAAGAAACAGAATACGTTCTATGTAGCGATCGGCATGTTTCATCTCATCGATCGACTCGTGATATTCCTTGGCGTTGAGACGCATCAAGCCCCAGTTTTTGAACATTCGGGCATGCAGGAAATATTGATTGATAGCAACCAGCTCGTTGCCGAGCAGTTTATTGAGGTGGGCAATGATTTTTTTATCGCCTTTCATAGGTATCTCCTCTTGGGAAGTTCTAGAAGTGTAGAACCTATGAACAAAGAGTCAAAGAACCGCCTGACCTTTTAGTTTCCGAGTTAGGCAACTTTGTGTAGATGAATAATCGCAGCACGTTCCTCAAGCAGGATTTGTCTCGCCTGGCGCATACATTTACCGCAATCCTTACCGATTGGCACCAAGCTACGTAATTGTTTAATCGTATGGGGACCGTGTTGACGTACTGCATTGCGGATCGCTTTGTCAGTCACTGCAT harbors:
- the bfr gene encoding bacterioferritin, with the translated sequence MKGDKKIIAHLNKLLGNELVAINQYFLHARMFKNWGLMRLNAKEYHESIDEMKHADRYIERILFLEGIPNLQELGKLNIGEDIEEMLKSDLNLELKGAKDLREGIAYADSIHDYVSRDLMKDVLADEEEHIDWLETELSLIERLGIQNYTQNQVLEPKD
- the bfd gene encoding bacterioferritin-associated ferredoxin gives rise to the protein MYVCLCNAVTDKAIRNAVRQHGPHTIKQLRSLVPIGKDCGKCMRQARQILLEERAAIIHLHKVA